In Janthinobacterium rivuli, a single genomic region encodes these proteins:
- a CDS encoding Wadjet anti-phage system protein JetD domain-containing protein has product MSSNWTTPADIRTQLLRLWDSGRLLAAHVNQSALFPLHLNLRQPASAHLGEQFDEVRRWIRQLDEGSKSHKGYGYTIEWRDINHRQLGRNRMPAGLIVEEEGDALRLIGKMAEKRRFEQLLTLQVFPALAGWIVRHPMQLLEHAPAWERIVLILQWFVAHPRPQLYLRELDIAGVDGKFIETRKALLAELLDQLMLPEAIDAQAVGARQFETRYGLLSKPVLIRFRLLDPRHYIAGLSDLSVPVAQFAALHVNVKRVFITENEINGLAFPEVEDSMVIFGGGYSVERLGDVPWLAYKEVIYWGDIDTHGFAILDRLRAYLPQARSMLMDIATLEAHRLLWGSEEPHKRHSGHLTRLTHEELALFKILHEHALGECLRMEQERLGFRWVRTAIQNLD; this is encoded by the coding sequence ATGAGCAGCAACTGGACCACGCCGGCCGACATTCGTACACAGTTACTGCGCCTGTGGGACAGCGGTCGCCTGCTGGCTGCGCATGTCAATCAGAGCGCGCTGTTTCCTTTGCACCTCAATCTGCGCCAGCCAGCCTCGGCGCACCTGGGCGAGCAATTCGATGAAGTGCGGCGCTGGATACGCCAACTTGACGAAGGCAGCAAGAGTCACAAGGGCTACGGCTACACCATCGAATGGCGTGATATCAATCATCGCCAGTTGGGGCGCAATCGCATGCCGGCTGGCTTGATCGTGGAGGAAGAGGGCGACGCCTTGCGGCTGATCGGAAAAATGGCGGAGAAGCGGCGTTTCGAGCAATTGCTGACGCTGCAGGTTTTTCCTGCTTTGGCTGGCTGGATCGTGCGCCATCCGATGCAGTTGCTCGAGCACGCGCCCGCATGGGAGCGCATCGTGCTGATTTTGCAATGGTTTGTGGCGCATCCACGTCCGCAGCTTTACTTGCGCGAACTCGACATCGCTGGGGTGGATGGAAAATTCATCGAAACGCGCAAGGCCTTGCTGGCGGAATTACTGGATCAGCTAATGCTGCCCGAGGCGATCGACGCGCAGGCCGTCGGGGCGCGCCAATTTGAAACGCGTTATGGATTATTGAGCAAACCGGTATTGATACGTTTTCGCCTGCTCGATCCGCGTCATTATATCGCTGGTTTGTCTGACCTGAGCGTACCGGTAGCGCAGTTCGCTGCCTTGCATGTCAATGTAAAACGCGTCTTTATTACCGAGAATGAAATCAATGGCCTGGCATTTCCGGAGGTTGAAGACAGCATGGTGATTTTCGGCGGCGGTTATAGTGTCGAACGCCTAGGCGATGTGCCCTGGTTGGCTTACAAGGAAGTAATTTACTGGGGCGATATCGATACGCACGGTTTTGCTATACTGGATCGCTTGCGCGCATACTTGCCGCAAGCACGCTCCATGCTGATGGACATCGCGACCCTGGAAGCGCACCGCTTGTTGTGGGGGAGTGAAGAGCCGCATAAACGCCACAGTGGTCATCTGACCCGCTTGACGCATGAGGAACTGGCCCTGTTTAAAATACTGCACGAACATGCTTTGGGCGAGTGCCTCCGCATGGAGCAGGAAAGACTGGGTTTTCGCTGGGTCAGGACAGCGATACAAAACCTTGACTAA
- a CDS encoding DUF4194 domain-containing protein, translated as MNSSSETHYSQILIALMQGVLYRENDVALWQPLLLLQARVRDYYQQIGLELILDEAEGYAYLRQRATPEGEVALPRLVPRRQLSYPVSLILVLLRKKLAEFDSHAGDTRLIVSREQITEQLRLFLPDTANEARLLDRMETHLNKVVELGFLYRLRGQDQQFEVRRILKAFVDAQWLSDFEQRLNDYASHGAGLSEDAE; from the coding sequence ATGAATTCATCCAGTGAAACTCATTACAGCCAGATCCTGATCGCCTTGATGCAAGGCGTGTTGTACCGGGAAAACGATGTCGCCTTATGGCAGCCACTGCTGCTGTTGCAAGCGCGCGTGCGCGATTATTACCAGCAAATCGGCCTGGAATTGATACTCGACGAAGCCGAGGGCTATGCCTATCTGCGCCAGCGTGCCACACCGGAAGGGGAAGTTGCACTACCGCGTCTGGTGCCTCGGCGCCAGCTCAGTTATCCGGTCAGTTTGATCCTGGTGCTGTTGCGTAAAAAGCTGGCGGAGTTCGATAGCCATGCTGGCGATACGCGTTTAATTGTCAGCCGTGAGCAGATCACCGAACAATTGCGCCTTTTCCTGCCCGATACCGCCAATGAAGCGCGTTTGCTTGACCGCATGGAGACGCATTTGAATAAAGTGGTCGAACTGGGCTTCCTGTATCGTTTGCGTGGACAGGATCAGCAATTTGAAGTGCGGCGCATTTTGAAGGCGTTTGTCGACGCGCAATGGCTTAGCGATTTTGAACAACGCCTGAACGATTACGCCAGTCATGGCGCGGGACTGTCGGAGGATGCGGAATGA
- a CDS encoding DUF3375 domain-containing protein translates to MDYQQLSAQRRNHPAWRLLAADHAPMIASFLHRHFIAPNIRTIARQQLASHLDDHLYHLHELAGEVLFPKSATAYLDDWASDERGWLRKYYPSGQDEPHYDLTSPTEQAIAWLLGLEQRQFIGTESRLMTVFDLLRQILDGTELNPRTRIAELQKRKAAIDAEIAQIAQGRLDMMEPGQVRERFLQMSSTARELLSDFRAVEHNFRSLDRSVRERIAAWEGNKGELLQEIFGKRDVIADSDEGKSFRAFWDLLMSPSRQDELTALLNAVMALDPVRELAPDGRLLRIHYDWLEAGEVTQRTVARLSEQLRRYLDDQAWLENRRIMQLIRDIEKKALDARAVVEHAAFIEINAAAPNVLAPMDRILFTPPFKPVILHGVLDEAAEPVPSDALFEQVHVDRLKLASNIRRALQQRKQVSLATLIAEYPLEQGLAELATYLSLATQELPGVIDDTREETIHWSDAQGRARLATVPLLIFSA, encoded by the coding sequence ATGGACTATCAACAACTTTCTGCCCAGCGCCGCAACCATCCTGCCTGGCGTTTGCTTGCCGCTGATCATGCACCGATGATCGCCAGTTTCCTGCACCGTCATTTTATTGCTCCTAATATCCGTACCATCGCACGCCAGCAACTGGCATCGCATCTGGATGATCATCTGTATCATTTGCATGAACTGGCTGGCGAGGTGTTGTTTCCCAAAAGCGCGACAGCGTATCTGGACGATTGGGCTTCCGATGAACGAGGCTGGCTACGCAAATATTATCCAAGCGGGCAGGATGAACCGCACTATGATTTGACCTCACCGACTGAACAGGCGATCGCATGGCTGCTTGGCCTGGAACAGCGCCAATTCATCGGCACCGAATCGCGCCTGATGACAGTGTTCGATTTATTGCGACAGATTCTCGACGGAACCGAATTGAATCCGCGTACCCGTATCGCCGAGCTTCAGAAACGCAAGGCAGCCATCGATGCAGAAATCGCACAGATCGCCCAAGGACGGCTCGACATGATGGAGCCTGGTCAGGTACGCGAGCGCTTCCTGCAAATGTCGTCCACTGCACGCGAGCTATTGTCCGATTTTCGTGCCGTGGAACATAATTTTCGCAGCTTGGATCGCTCGGTGCGTGAACGTATCGCCGCATGGGAAGGCAACAAGGGCGAATTGCTGCAGGAAATTTTCGGCAAGCGCGATGTGATTGCCGATTCCGATGAAGGCAAGAGTTTTCGCGCCTTCTGGGATTTGTTGATGTCGCCATCGCGCCAGGATGAATTGACGGCATTATTGAATGCGGTCATGGCGCTCGATCCGGTACGCGAACTGGCGCCCGATGGCCGCTTGCTGCGTATTCATTATGACTGGCTGGAGGCGGGCGAAGTGACGCAGCGTACGGTGGCCCGTTTGTCGGAACAGTTGCGACGCTATCTCGACGATCAGGCCTGGCTGGAAAACCGCCGCATCATGCAGCTGATACGCGACATAGAAAAAAAGGCGCTCGATGCGCGCGCGGTGGTCGAGCATGCCGCTTTTATCGAGATCAATGCCGCCGCACCGAATGTGCTGGCGCCGATGGATCGCATCTTGTTTACACCGCCCTTCAAACCCGTCATTTTGCATGGCGTGCTCGATGAAGCCGCCGAACCGGTGCCGTCGGATGCCTTGTTCGAGCAGGTCCATGTCGACCGCCTGAAACTGGCGTCGAATATCCGGCGCGCACTACAGCAGCGCAAGCAAGTGTCGCTCGCCACGCTGATCGCCGAATATCCGCTCGAGCAAGGCCTGGCGGAACTGGCCACTTATCTGAGCCTGGCGACGCAGGAATTGCCAGGCGTGATCGACGATACGCGAGAAGAAACGATACACTGGAGCGATGCGCAGGGTCGTGCGCGGCTTGCCACCGTACCTCTTCTTATTTTCAGTGCATGA